In Quercus lobata isolate SW786 chromosome 12, ValleyOak3.0 Primary Assembly, whole genome shotgun sequence, a genomic segment contains:
- the LOC115970551 gene encoding E3 ubiquitin-protein ligase SGR9, amyloplastic-like — MSTELPFNQKGHTWDQVSPILSHDLPPSGEFYNIPLYALNSQGQEVVSSLMVQPVMEPTLHDYYDDIVREEDDDYEALRARHMSEESIQGLEEVRVEGLYLKEACPVCLEGLSMGLEAMRMPCLHVYHEGCIVEWLRKCNLCPLCRYEMPT, encoded by the coding sequence atgtCTACTGAATTACCCTTCAATCAAAAAGGCCACACATGGGATCAAGTTAGCCCAATACTCAGCCATGACTTACCGCCCTCAGGAGAGTTCTACAATATTCCACTTTACGCTCTAAACTCACAGGGACAAGAAGTGGTTTCATCACTAATGGTGCAGCCTGTCATGGAACCAACATTGCACGATTATTATGATGATATTGTAagggaagaagatgatgattaTGAAGCTTTGAGGGCGAGGCATATGAGTGAAGAATCAATTCAAGGATTGGAGGAGGTGAGAGTTGAAGGGTTGTATTTGAAGGAGGCGTGTCCAGTGTGTTTGGAAGGGCTTTCAATGGGGTTGGAGGCAATGCGCATGCCATGCTTGCATGTCTACCATGAAGGTTGTATTGTGGAGTGGCTTAGAAAGTGTAACCTGTGTCCATTGTGCCGGTATGAGATGCCGACCTAA
- the LOC115971851 gene encoding tyrosine--tRNA ligase 1, cytoplasmic-like has translation MATEALDQDQNQAAAAPEAEIQSLAISSASASSSSSSSNPTNQMSLEERYQIVRSIGEECIQEDELRNLLEKKPEPICYDGFEPSGRMHIAQGVMKAINVNKLTSAGCRVKIWIADWFAQLNNKMGGDLKKIDVVGRYLIEIWKAVGMDIDGGKVEFLWSSKEINSRAHEYWPLVMDIARRNTVSRIKRCGQIMGRSDEEELTAAQIFYPCMQCADVFFLKADICQLGMDQRKVNVLAREYCDHIKRKNKPIILSHHMLPGLQQGQEKMSKSDPLSSIFMEDDEAEVNLKIKRAYCPPDIVEGNPCLEYVKYLILPWFKKFVIERSAENGGDKSFEKFEELVAYYESGKLHPADLKPALAKALNKILEPVREHFKNDNNAKDLLKRVKAYRVTR, from the exons ATGGCGACGGAAGCACTCGATCAAGATCAAAACCAAGCCGCTGCGGCACCTGAGGCAGAGATTCAATCCCTCGCAATCTCTTCCGCTTCCgcttcctcttcttcctcctcaTCCAACCCAACCAACCA GATGAGCCTGGAGGAGAGGTACCAGATCGTGAGGAGCATAGGAGAGGAGTGTATTCAAGAAGACGAGCTTCGTAATCTTCTCGAAAAGAAACCCGAACCCATCTGCTACGACGGGTTCGAGCCTTCCGGTCGAATGCACATCGCTCAG GGAGTTATGAAGGCAATAAATGTGAACAAGCTGACATCTGCTGGGTGCAGAGTGAAAATATGGATTGCAGATTGGTTTGCCCAGCTAAACAATAAGATGGGAGGTGACTTGAAGAAAATTGATGTTGTTGGGCGTTACCTCATTGAGATTTGGAAGGCCGTCGGGATGGATATTGATGGAGGGAAGGTGGAGTTTCTGTGGTCCTCGAAGGAGATAAACTCGAGAGCTCACGAGTATTGGCCTCTTGTGATGGATATAGCACGAAGGAATACGGTTTCAAGGATAAAAAG GTGTGGTCAAATTATGGGTCGAAGTGATGAGGAAGAGTTGACTGCAGCACAAATTTTCTACCCATGCATGCAATGTGCTGATGTGTTTTTCTTGAAG gcCGACATTTGCCAACTGGGAATGGATCAGCGAAAAGTGAATGTACTTGCAAGAGAGTACTGTGATCACATCAAGAGGAAAAACAAGCCTATTATTTTGTCACACC ACATGTTACCCGGTTTACAACAAGGTCAGGAGAAGATGTCGAAAAGTGATCCACTATCTTCCATTTTTATGGAAGATGACGAG GCTGAAGTGAATTTGAAGATAAAGAGAGCATACTGTCCTCCAGATATTGTGGAAGGGAATCCATGCTTGGAGTATGTGAAGTACCTCATTTTACCTTGGTTTAAAAAGTTTGTAATAGAGCGCAGTGCAGAGAATGGTGGTGATAA GAGCTTTGAAAAGTTTGAAGAATTGGTTGCTTACTATGAAAGTGGAAAGCTACATCCAGCTGATCTTAAACCAGCCTTGGCAAAGGCTTTGAATAAGATACTAGAG CCTGTAAGAGAACACTTCAAGAATGACAATAATGCAAAAGATCTTTTGAAAAGGGTTAAG GCTTACAGAGTCACAAGGTAA
- the LOC115970958 gene encoding kinesin-like protein KIN-14J isoform X1, with translation MNSQYENGGFGYSNGAHGEYVEQLESFRVMAEGNQQSSLVEWINGMLPHLSLPLEASEEDLRSCLIDGTVLCSVLNKLSPGLIEMRGNLEPVLLNVQKFLAAINEIGLPGFELSDLEQGSMVPVLQCLNNLRVHFNSNAGVENVQNHLRRRWDLSEVGSLEGIGSQGDVSHGQHLVKNGGDWQRDSVEAKFQHSFPGTSELSDALQHHLGSKFHEVLQLKQGCFADSSDAKILEMIKSNSLDNASTQSLFNIVNKILDDSMQRKNGDVPNCVAWLLRKVTQVIEQRISTQAENLKIQNKLFKAREEKYQSKIRVLETLSIGAAEEFEVVMDQFQQIKIEKVKTENKKKLEEHDMIELRKQKDHCDIEIMKLKQELEVTKRMHEDHCLQLETTAKEAKVELENRLKEFECLLSDSRKKVEELEKFSESKLRRLKKKERIYKSFIDNHFGALQESRATLESIKHEVLKTKRGYAEEFRCLGLNLEGLADAAQNYHAVLAENRRLYNEVQDLKGNIRVYCRIRPFLPGQSKKHTTIEYIGENGELVIMNPSKGKDSRRMFKFNKVFHPTSTQEEVFMDTQPLIRSVLDGYNVCIFAYGQTGSGKTYTMSGPSVSSKEDWGVNYRALNDLFQISQSRKSSIAYEIGVQMVEIYNEQVRDLLSSDGPQKRLGIWSTTQPNGLAVPEASMHSVQSTSDVLEFMHIGLMNRAVGATALNERSSRSHSVLTVHVRGTDLETNAVLRGSLHLVDLAGSERVDRSEATGDRLREAQHINKSLSALGDVIFALAQKSSHVPYRNSKLTQVLQSSLGGQAKTLMFVQLNPDTDSYSETISTLKFAERVSGVELGAARSNKEGRDVRELMEQVASLKDVVAKKDEEIDRLQLSKANVNGVKHGMISLRYGSVSPRRASIGDTQHSQRLSEGKGTGRIEKAASDIDNGSEYSDKHSEAGSQQSLDEFRHQKELSTQSRLFGGDVDQQFSEDIELLGFGNADSDERLSDISDGGLSMGTETDGSISSVVEYTLFPEVAKSAESTPPESIPAEKTPVQKTEKSPLLEPRPTLPSKLPKPPQKLGQAKSSRLSLTTKSTLKVSSSARKAFAGSSSVSKTPKRWQ, from the exons ATGAACTCCCAGTATGAGAATGGGGGATTTGGCTATTCAAATGGGGCTCATGGTGAATATGTTGAACAGCTGGAAAGTTTTAGGGTTATGGCCGAAG GTAACCAGCAGTCTTCTCTGGTGGAGTGGATAAATGGTATGCTTCCTCATTTAAGTTTACCATTGGAAGCTTCTGAGGAGGATCTGAGATCATGCTTGATTGATGGCACTGTTTTATGCAGTGTGTTGAACAAGCTTAGTCCCGGTTTGATAGAAATG AGAGGCAATTTGGAGCCCGTTCTCTTAAATGTCCAAAAGTTCTTGGCAGCTATCAATGAAATAGGATTGCCTGGATTTGAACTATCAGATCTAGAGCAG GGATCTATGGTGCCAGTTCTTCAGTGCCTTAATAATCTTAGAGTGCATTTTAATTCTAATGCTGGGGTAGAGAACGTGCAAAATCATTTGAGAAGAAGATGGGATCTATCAGAGGTAGGCTCTTTAGAGGGAATTGGTTCCCAAGGGGATGTATCACACGGACAACACTTGGTTAAAAATGGAGGGGATTGGCAAAGAGATTCAGTTGAAGCCAAATTTCAACATTCTTTTCCTGGTACTTCAG AGTTGTCAGATGCTTTACAACATCATCTTGGATCTAAGTTTCATGAGGTGTTGCAATTAAAGCAAGGATGTTTTGCTGATTCTTCTGATGCCAAAATTTTGGAGATGATCAAGTCGAACAGTTTGGAT AATGCATCAACTCAATCACTTTTCAACATAGTGAATAAGATTCTAGACGATAGCATGCAAAGAAAGAATGGGGATGTACCTAAT TGTGTGGCATGGCTGTTGAGAAAAGTTACGCAAGTGATTGAGCAGCGAATTTCAACCCAAGcagaaaacttaaaaatt CaaaacaaactttttaaggCTCGTGAGGAGaaatatcaatcaaaaattagAGTACTTGAAACCCTTTCGATAGGAGCCGCTGAAGAATTTGAG GTTGTAATGGATCAATTTCAACAGATAAAG ATTGAGAAAGtcaaaacagaaaataaaaagaaacttgAAGAGCATGATATGATAGAATTAAGGAAACAGAAGGATCATTGTGATATCGAGATTATGAAACTAAAACAAGAACTAGAAGTGACCAAAAGGATGCATGAAGATCATTGCTTGCAATTAGAAACAACTGCTAAGGAAGCTAAAGTTGAGTTGGAGAATCGGTTAAAAGAATTTGAGTGCCTTTTATCAGATTCAAGGAAGAAGGTGGAAGAACTTGAGAAGTTTTCTGAATCTAAATTGCgaagattgaaaaagaaagagcgAATCTACAAGAGCTTTATAGATAATCATTTTGGAGCTTTGCAG gAATCGAGGGCAACTTTAGAGTCCATAAAACATGAAGTCTTGAAGACAAAAAGAGGTTATGCAGAGGAATTCAGATGCTTGG GATTGAATCTTGAAGGACTAGCAGATGCAGCTCAAAATTACCATGCAGTTCTCGCAGAAAACCGTAGGTTATATAATGAGGTTCAGGATCTAAAAG GAAATATTAGAGTATATTGTCGAATAAGACCATTCCTTCCTGGACAAAGTAAGAAGCATACCACCATTGAATATATTGGTGAAAATGGTGAATTAGTCATTATGAATCCATCTAAAGGAAAAGACAGCCGTAGGATGTTCAAGTTTAACAAGGTTTTTCATCCAACTTCTACGCAAG AGGAGGTCTTTATGGATACTCAACCGTTGATTCGATCAGTCCTTGACGGATACAATGTTTGCATATTTGCTTATGGACAAACTGGCTCAGGAAAGACCTATACAATG AGTGGGCCTAGTGTATCATCAAAGGAGGATTGGGGTGTCAACTATCGGGCCTTAAATGATCTTTTCCAGATCTCCCAAAGCAGGAAAAGCTCCATTGCATATGAAATTGGAGTTCAAATGGTTGAGATTTATAATGAACAAGTCCGTGATCTACTCTCAAGTGATGGTCCTCAAAAAAg ACTTGGGATTTGGAGCACTACCCAACCGAATGGGTTAGCTGTCCCTGAGGCTAGCATGCACTCTGTTCAATCTACTTCAGATGTCTTAGAGTTTATGCATATTGGGTTAATGAATAGAGCAGTAGGTGCCACTGCCTTGAATGAAAGAAGTAGCAGATCCCATAG TGTTCTGACTGTTCATGTTCGAGGAACGGACTTGGAGACTAATGCTGTCCTGCGTGGTAGTCTACATTTGGTAGATCTTGCTGGTAGTGAAAGAGTAGATCGGTCCGAAGCTACTGGGGATCGGCTTAGGGAGGCACAACATATAAACAAGTCACTATCAGCTCTTGGAGATGTAATATTTGCTCTAGCGCAAAAGAGTTCACATGTACCATATAGAAACAGCAAATTAACTCAAGTACTTCAAAGTTCCTTAG GTGGTCAAGCAAAAACCCTTATGTTTGTACAGCTTAATCCAGATACGGATTCATATTCCGAAACCATAAGTACCCTGAAGTTTGCAGAGAGAGTTTCTGGTGTTGAGTTAGGCGCTGCTCGGAGCAACAAAGAGGGAAGAGATGTTAGAGAATTGATGGAACAG GTGGCATCCCTTAAGGACGTAGTTGCAAAGAAAGATGAGGAGATTGACCGCTTGCAGCTTTCCAAGGCTAATGTCAATGGGGTGAAGCATGGTATGATCTCATTAAGGTATGGGTCTGTCTCTCCAAGAAGAGCTTCCATAGGGGATACTCAACATAGCCAAAGACTGTCTGAAGGAAAAGGAACAGGGCGGATTGAGAAAGCAGCTTCAGATATAGACAATGGCTCCGAGTACAGTGATAAGCATTCTGAAGCTGGTTCTCAGCAGTCATTGGATGAATTTAGACATCAGAAGGAATTGTCCACTCAGTCGAGGCTATTTGGAGGGGATGTTGATCAGCAATTTTCTGAAGACATTGAGCTCTTGGGCTTTGGGAATGCAGATTCTGATGAAAGATTAAGTGATATTTCTGATGGTGGTCTTTCAATGGGAACAGAAACTGATGGCTCCATATCCAGTGTTGTGGAGTACACTCTTTTCCCTGAAGTTGCAAAGTCTGCTGAAAGCACACCTCCAGAGAGCATCCCAGCTGAGAAGACTCCAGTTCAGAAAACTGAGAA GTCGCCTTTGCTTGAACCCAGGCCAACTTTACCATCTAAACTCCCAAAGCCACCCCAAAAGCTAGGGCAGGCAAAATCATCTCGGCTTTCTTTGACCACCAAAAGCACCTTAAAGGTTTCATCAA GTGCTAGGAAAGCTTTTGCTGGCAGCTCCTCTGTATCAAAGACCCCCAAACGGTGGCAGTAG
- the LOC115970958 gene encoding kinesin-like protein KIN-14J isoform X2, producing MRGNLEPVLLNVQKFLAAINEIGLPGFELSDLEQGSMVPVLQCLNNLRVHFNSNAGVENVQNHLRRRWDLSEVGSLEGIGSQGDVSHGQHLVKNGGDWQRDSVEAKFQHSFPGTSELSDALQHHLGSKFHEVLQLKQGCFADSSDAKILEMIKSNSLDNASTQSLFNIVNKILDDSMQRKNGDVPNCVAWLLRKVTQVIEQRISTQAENLKIQNKLFKAREEKYQSKIRVLETLSIGAAEEFEVVMDQFQQIKIEKVKTENKKKLEEHDMIELRKQKDHCDIEIMKLKQELEVTKRMHEDHCLQLETTAKEAKVELENRLKEFECLLSDSRKKVEELEKFSESKLRRLKKKERIYKSFIDNHFGALQESRATLESIKHEVLKTKRGYAEEFRCLGLNLEGLADAAQNYHAVLAENRRLYNEVQDLKGNIRVYCRIRPFLPGQSKKHTTIEYIGENGELVIMNPSKGKDSRRMFKFNKVFHPTSTQEEVFMDTQPLIRSVLDGYNVCIFAYGQTGSGKTYTMSGPSVSSKEDWGVNYRALNDLFQISQSRKSSIAYEIGVQMVEIYNEQVRDLLSSDGPQKRLGIWSTTQPNGLAVPEASMHSVQSTSDVLEFMHIGLMNRAVGATALNERSSRSHSVLTVHVRGTDLETNAVLRGSLHLVDLAGSERVDRSEATGDRLREAQHINKSLSALGDVIFALAQKSSHVPYRNSKLTQVLQSSLGGQAKTLMFVQLNPDTDSYSETISTLKFAERVSGVELGAARSNKEGRDVRELMEQVASLKDVVAKKDEEIDRLQLSKANVNGVKHGMISLRYGSVSPRRASIGDTQHSQRLSEGKGTGRIEKAASDIDNGSEYSDKHSEAGSQQSLDEFRHQKELSTQSRLFGGDVDQQFSEDIELLGFGNADSDERLSDISDGGLSMGTETDGSISSVVEYTLFPEVAKSAESTPPESIPAEKTPVQKTEKSPLLEPRPTLPSKLPKPPQKLGQAKSSRLSLTTKSTLKVSSSARKAFAGSSSVSKTPKRWQ from the exons ATG AGAGGCAATTTGGAGCCCGTTCTCTTAAATGTCCAAAAGTTCTTGGCAGCTATCAATGAAATAGGATTGCCTGGATTTGAACTATCAGATCTAGAGCAG GGATCTATGGTGCCAGTTCTTCAGTGCCTTAATAATCTTAGAGTGCATTTTAATTCTAATGCTGGGGTAGAGAACGTGCAAAATCATTTGAGAAGAAGATGGGATCTATCAGAGGTAGGCTCTTTAGAGGGAATTGGTTCCCAAGGGGATGTATCACACGGACAACACTTGGTTAAAAATGGAGGGGATTGGCAAAGAGATTCAGTTGAAGCCAAATTTCAACATTCTTTTCCTGGTACTTCAG AGTTGTCAGATGCTTTACAACATCATCTTGGATCTAAGTTTCATGAGGTGTTGCAATTAAAGCAAGGATGTTTTGCTGATTCTTCTGATGCCAAAATTTTGGAGATGATCAAGTCGAACAGTTTGGAT AATGCATCAACTCAATCACTTTTCAACATAGTGAATAAGATTCTAGACGATAGCATGCAAAGAAAGAATGGGGATGTACCTAAT TGTGTGGCATGGCTGTTGAGAAAAGTTACGCAAGTGATTGAGCAGCGAATTTCAACCCAAGcagaaaacttaaaaatt CaaaacaaactttttaaggCTCGTGAGGAGaaatatcaatcaaaaattagAGTACTTGAAACCCTTTCGATAGGAGCCGCTGAAGAATTTGAG GTTGTAATGGATCAATTTCAACAGATAAAG ATTGAGAAAGtcaaaacagaaaataaaaagaaacttgAAGAGCATGATATGATAGAATTAAGGAAACAGAAGGATCATTGTGATATCGAGATTATGAAACTAAAACAAGAACTAGAAGTGACCAAAAGGATGCATGAAGATCATTGCTTGCAATTAGAAACAACTGCTAAGGAAGCTAAAGTTGAGTTGGAGAATCGGTTAAAAGAATTTGAGTGCCTTTTATCAGATTCAAGGAAGAAGGTGGAAGAACTTGAGAAGTTTTCTGAATCTAAATTGCgaagattgaaaaagaaagagcgAATCTACAAGAGCTTTATAGATAATCATTTTGGAGCTTTGCAG gAATCGAGGGCAACTTTAGAGTCCATAAAACATGAAGTCTTGAAGACAAAAAGAGGTTATGCAGAGGAATTCAGATGCTTGG GATTGAATCTTGAAGGACTAGCAGATGCAGCTCAAAATTACCATGCAGTTCTCGCAGAAAACCGTAGGTTATATAATGAGGTTCAGGATCTAAAAG GAAATATTAGAGTATATTGTCGAATAAGACCATTCCTTCCTGGACAAAGTAAGAAGCATACCACCATTGAATATATTGGTGAAAATGGTGAATTAGTCATTATGAATCCATCTAAAGGAAAAGACAGCCGTAGGATGTTCAAGTTTAACAAGGTTTTTCATCCAACTTCTACGCAAG AGGAGGTCTTTATGGATACTCAACCGTTGATTCGATCAGTCCTTGACGGATACAATGTTTGCATATTTGCTTATGGACAAACTGGCTCAGGAAAGACCTATACAATG AGTGGGCCTAGTGTATCATCAAAGGAGGATTGGGGTGTCAACTATCGGGCCTTAAATGATCTTTTCCAGATCTCCCAAAGCAGGAAAAGCTCCATTGCATATGAAATTGGAGTTCAAATGGTTGAGATTTATAATGAACAAGTCCGTGATCTACTCTCAAGTGATGGTCCTCAAAAAAg ACTTGGGATTTGGAGCACTACCCAACCGAATGGGTTAGCTGTCCCTGAGGCTAGCATGCACTCTGTTCAATCTACTTCAGATGTCTTAGAGTTTATGCATATTGGGTTAATGAATAGAGCAGTAGGTGCCACTGCCTTGAATGAAAGAAGTAGCAGATCCCATAG TGTTCTGACTGTTCATGTTCGAGGAACGGACTTGGAGACTAATGCTGTCCTGCGTGGTAGTCTACATTTGGTAGATCTTGCTGGTAGTGAAAGAGTAGATCGGTCCGAAGCTACTGGGGATCGGCTTAGGGAGGCACAACATATAAACAAGTCACTATCAGCTCTTGGAGATGTAATATTTGCTCTAGCGCAAAAGAGTTCACATGTACCATATAGAAACAGCAAATTAACTCAAGTACTTCAAAGTTCCTTAG GTGGTCAAGCAAAAACCCTTATGTTTGTACAGCTTAATCCAGATACGGATTCATATTCCGAAACCATAAGTACCCTGAAGTTTGCAGAGAGAGTTTCTGGTGTTGAGTTAGGCGCTGCTCGGAGCAACAAAGAGGGAAGAGATGTTAGAGAATTGATGGAACAG GTGGCATCCCTTAAGGACGTAGTTGCAAAGAAAGATGAGGAGATTGACCGCTTGCAGCTTTCCAAGGCTAATGTCAATGGGGTGAAGCATGGTATGATCTCATTAAGGTATGGGTCTGTCTCTCCAAGAAGAGCTTCCATAGGGGATACTCAACATAGCCAAAGACTGTCTGAAGGAAAAGGAACAGGGCGGATTGAGAAAGCAGCTTCAGATATAGACAATGGCTCCGAGTACAGTGATAAGCATTCTGAAGCTGGTTCTCAGCAGTCATTGGATGAATTTAGACATCAGAAGGAATTGTCCACTCAGTCGAGGCTATTTGGAGGGGATGTTGATCAGCAATTTTCTGAAGACATTGAGCTCTTGGGCTTTGGGAATGCAGATTCTGATGAAAGATTAAGTGATATTTCTGATGGTGGTCTTTCAATGGGAACAGAAACTGATGGCTCCATATCCAGTGTTGTGGAGTACACTCTTTTCCCTGAAGTTGCAAAGTCTGCTGAAAGCACACCTCCAGAGAGCATCCCAGCTGAGAAGACTCCAGTTCAGAAAACTGAGAA GTCGCCTTTGCTTGAACCCAGGCCAACTTTACCATCTAAACTCCCAAAGCCACCCCAAAAGCTAGGGCAGGCAAAATCATCTCGGCTTTCTTTGACCACCAAAAGCACCTTAAAGGTTTCATCAA GTGCTAGGAAAGCTTTTGCTGGCAGCTCCTCTGTATCAAAGACCCCCAAACGGTGGCAGTAG